AAGCCTGTTTATTCTACTACCAAATCACAAAATCACGATTGCATCATTGGCCTCAAAAAATGTTTAGTATATTATCGGGGAAGTGCTGGGAAAGGCACAAAATCTGATTGGATGATGCATGAGTTTCGCCTCCCACCAACTTGGAAAACTACTTCTAATAACCAGCTCCAAAATACTCACGAAGCTGTAAGTTCTCTCTTATTTTAACTTTTTGGTGTAAGTCAAGTATTAGTTTTTGATTTGGTGAATTTAAACAATACGTGCATAAATAACATTTTAAACTCTAATAGTTAAGCTTTTAAATGAAGTCGTCACGTTATTGAAGATAATACCGGAGCAAACAAGAACATCTTAACATTTTAAATTTTGAGATGGAAGGCTCTCACAATTCAATACATTAAAGATATAGTGGTGCTTGTAACTTTACAAAATATTTGGAGGCGTAAGTACATACAAGTACCAATTCCAATATCTCTCTTTTATCAACCCCTGCCAATTGTTTCAGAAAATTGATCGagattttaagtttttttttgctATTGCAAGTACAGATTTAACTCTTTGTTCTCTTCTATATCTTTCAAGTATTAATAGTTAATAAATCTTAATTGCAGGAAGTTTGGACACTATGTAGAATATTCAAGAGGACTTCCAATTACAAGAGATACACACCAGAAGGGAAACATCCCTTAGTTTCACTAAGCTTTGGGAATGCAAGTCCTAAAACATGTAGCCTTGAATCTGAAAACAGTGGTGTCCACTCCACAAGCTTTAAACAAGTGTCGTTTCCACAAGAAAACAATAATGGTGATGACAATTTAATGGATGAAAGAAACCATCATTTCTATCAAcaacatcttttcacatcatccaGCTCAAGTTTTTGGAACACAAATATTAGTGAGGAGGAGGACTTGTTTAGTGATGGGAAATGGGATGAGCTTAAATCTGTTGTTGACTTAGCAACTGACCCGTCAAGTTTATACAGATGTATGTAAATAGGCTAGACGGCATCAGATTAGATCTATCAGTGACCGTTTCACAGAACGATGAGTTAAGTAAGGGCCAGGAGGTTGATAAAAGAACATGACGAACCATTTGTTGCTGGATTGAAGCTTGAGAAGAGTTCAAATTTAGCAAGTCAAGATGTTCAAGCAAAGCTAAAATGTTTCGACAAGAAGTGGCTAAAACGAAGTAGCATCCTATATAATTTTATTGCATGGTatagaataaaaatattttgcagaaAAAGAAATATGGTTTTAGCTATTTCTTTCACTAAAttagtgtcacaacccaaaatttcaACCATGCGGTCGCGATGGTGCCTAACAtccgcttgctaggcaagccaacattaacACAACAACTAAAGCAGCTTAACAACTAAAGCAGCTTAACAACTAAAGATATATTAATAATaactgtatacggtcaaaaccgagtttgcCC
The sequence above is drawn from the Nicotiana tabacum cultivar K326 chromosome 13, ASM71507v2, whole genome shotgun sequence genome and encodes:
- the LOC107765562 gene encoding transcription factor JUNGBRUNNEN 1; translation: MHVIESKMNRVKKGQEKSEVMELKDVAVANIIKDGDEEEVTLPGFRFHPTDEELVGFYLRRKVENKRINIELIKQIDIYKYDPWDLPRASTIGDKEWYFFCMRGRKYKNSVRPNRVTRSGFWKATGIDKPVYSTTKSQNHDCIIGLKKCLVYYRGSAGKGTKSDWMMHEFRLPPTWKTTSNNQLQNTHEAEVWTLCRIFKRTSNYKRYTPEGKHPLVSLSFGNASPKTCSLESENSGVHSTSFKQVSFPQENNNGDDNLMDERNHHFYQQHLFTSSSSSFWNTNISEEEDLFSDGKWDELKSVVDLATDPSSLYRCM